The following are encoded together in the Apus apus isolate bApuApu2 chromosome 7, bApuApu2.pri.cur, whole genome shotgun sequence genome:
- the RGS18 gene encoding regulator of G-protein signaling 18 isoform X1, whose translation METPLLLFPQLNISASKDKSYYKVMKSTLKEEPHKASKPGAKQKRNRLSLLLQKPEFHEGDHLGKPGNLTKAASSVSPEEAVKWGESFDKLLSEKAGLDAFTKFLKTEFSEENIEFWIACEDYKKSKTAHELLPKAKAIYETFIQKDAPKEVNLDFQTKEVTSQNIGQPIITTFDAAQNTVYRLMEQDSYPRFLRSDSYLNLVKGRNPSRPTLRRRSRSFTVNDFQGVRPDFSVW comes from the exons ATGGAGACCCCACTTCTCTTATTCCCCCAACTaaacatttctgcttcaaaGGATAAATCCTATTACAAAGTCATGAAATCAACACTTAAAGAAGAGCCACATAAAGCAAGCAAGCCTGG AGCtaagcagaagagaaatagGCTGAGCCTTCTCCTGCAGAAACCTGAATTCCATGAAGGTGATCATCTTGGTAAACCTGGAAACTTGACAAAAGCAGCAAG CAGTGTGTCTCCTGAAGAAGCAGTGAAATGGGGAGAATCTTTTGACAAACTGCTTTCTGAGAAAg CTGGCCTGGATGCCTTTACAAAGTTTCTGAAAACTGAGTTCAGTGAGGAGAACATCGAGTTCTGGATCGCTTGCGAGGattacaagaaaagcaaaactgcacaTGAACTTTTGCCAAAAGCTAAGGCCATTTACGAAACATTCATACAGAAGGATGCTCCAAAAGAG GTGAATTTGGACTTTCAAACCAAAGAAGTCACGAGTCAGAATATTGGACAACCCATCATCACCACCTTTGATGCAGCACAAAACACAGTCTACAGGCTGATGGAGCAAGACAGTTACCCACGCTTCCTAAGATCTGATTCCTATTTGAATTTGGTTAAGGGGAGGAATCCCAGTCGTCCTACCCTAAGGAGACGATCACGGTCTTTTACTGTCAATGATTTCCAGGGTGTACGACCAGACTTTAGTGTTTGGTAA
- the RGS18 gene encoding regulator of G-protein signaling 18 isoform X2: protein METPLLLFPQLNISASKDKSYYKVMKSTLKEEPHKASKPGAKQKRNRLSLLLQKPEFHEGDHLGKPGNLTKAASVSPEEAVKWGESFDKLLSEKAGLDAFTKFLKTEFSEENIEFWIACEDYKKSKTAHELLPKAKAIYETFIQKDAPKEVNLDFQTKEVTSQNIGQPIITTFDAAQNTVYRLMEQDSYPRFLRSDSYLNLVKGRNPSRPTLRRRSRSFTVNDFQGVRPDFSVW from the exons ATGGAGACCCCACTTCTCTTATTCCCCCAACTaaacatttctgcttcaaaGGATAAATCCTATTACAAAGTCATGAAATCAACACTTAAAGAAGAGCCACATAAAGCAAGCAAGCCTGG AGCtaagcagaagagaaatagGCTGAGCCTTCTCCTGCAGAAACCTGAATTCCATGAAGGTGATCATCTTGGTAAACCTGGAAACTTGACAAAAGCAGCAAG TGTGTCTCCTGAAGAAGCAGTGAAATGGGGAGAATCTTTTGACAAACTGCTTTCTGAGAAAg CTGGCCTGGATGCCTTTACAAAGTTTCTGAAAACTGAGTTCAGTGAGGAGAACATCGAGTTCTGGATCGCTTGCGAGGattacaagaaaagcaaaactgcacaTGAACTTTTGCCAAAAGCTAAGGCCATTTACGAAACATTCATACAGAAGGATGCTCCAAAAGAG GTGAATTTGGACTTTCAAACCAAAGAAGTCACGAGTCAGAATATTGGACAACCCATCATCACCACCTTTGATGCAGCACAAAACACAGTCTACAGGCTGATGGAGCAAGACAGTTACCCACGCTTCCTAAGATCTGATTCCTATTTGAATTTGGTTAAGGGGAGGAATCCCAGTCGTCCTACCCTAAGGAGACGATCACGGTCTTTTACTGTCAATGATTTCCAGGGTGTACGACCAGACTTTAGTGTTTGGTAA